GAGGCAGGAGGCAGGAGGCAGGAGGCTGAAGAGGCAGGAGGCTGAAGAGGCAGGCGCCTCACCGCGCCAAGCGCGCGAGCCGCCTCTGATACCGCCGCATGACCAGAAGATGCGCGACCGCCTGGGTCCAGAGATAGACGTACCAGGGAAGGGCGGGTGCAAAGTCGTGGATGGCCGCCATGGTGTAGCGATCGTCCAATAGGGTCTGGAACTCGAATCGGGCACGCCCCTGCCCGTCGGGCCGGCTCAGGAGACCGCCGACGATGGCGTAGACCTGACGCTGCGGGCTGCTCTCCTCGGCGAGCCATTGGAGCGTCAACAGGTGCAGGCGCGGGAAGCGGATGAAGACGCTGCATCGACCCGTCTCGTCGATGTGGGTGCAGACCATGGGCCAACAGCAGGCGCCGAGCCAGCGGAAGTAATTGCCGGCGACCCAGGCGGCATCCTGACCGGGCGGCAAAATCACCCGCTGGATGGAGCGCACCAGCCGCGCACGGCGCATCAGCTCGCGGCTCTGACCCTCGATCGGCTGACGCGGGCTCGGCAACAGGCGTCGACCCGACGGGGCGAGCGCCGCGCGCAACGCCTCGCGAAAGGGGATTGCAGCCGGGTCGATCGCGCGCTGAATCGGGTTGTCGCGAATCACCGTGTCCTGAGGCAAGCTTTCCAGGGCTGGGCCGACGACGGCCGAAGGGGCGCCGCTGAAGAACCGCGCGGTCGCCGAGGCCAGCCAGAGCGGCATCCAAGGCAGGGTCAGGATGCGTCTTCGAAGCCCGAGCACATCGGCCGTTTGACGCAGCATTTCTTCATAGCTCAAGCACTCGGGACCGCCGATATCGTATGCGCCCCGACAGGTCTCCGGCTGCCCTAGGCAGTGGCGCACCGCCCGAACCAGATCCACCAGCGCGATCGGCCGCGTCATCGAACGGGCGCTCGGCGGCAGCAAGAGCAGCGGCAGGCGCCTGACCAGATCCACCAGCAGCCGCGGGGCCGACCCACCGGGGCCGACGACCAGTCCGGCACGCAGCGCCGTCACCGGGGTCCCGCGCGAGGCCAGCACCAGCTCCACCTCGCGCCGACTCCAGAGCAGAGGCGAGATCCGAAAGCTGTCCGGGATCAACCCGCCGACCACGATGATCTGCTTGACCCCGTTCGCCGCCGCGGCCTGTGCGAAGTTATCGGCCAGGATGAGGTCCATGTCGCGCGGTTTGGCCTGCGTCAGGCGCGACGAGGGCGCCAGCGAATGCACCAGATAAACGGCATAATCGCAGTCCGTGAGCCCTTCGACCAAGTCGGACGCGGAGAAGAGATCGCAATGGCGCCAGGTCACGCGCTGATCCGCGTCGGGCGTGTGTGCCCGGGCGGGCGATCGTGTCAGCGCCCGAACCGAAAAGGCGTCCGTCAGGGCGCGGCAAACCGCGGTACCGATAAAGCCGCTGGCACCGGCGACGGCGACCCTCGGTCGCCGGGGTGGGGTAGATGGCATGGCGTCCTGTCTCTCGGGGAATGTCTCGACCGAACGCCATAGGATAAACCGCGCCCAGAGCGAGATGCTCACTTTCAAGTGAGTTCGACGTTTGGTCCATCCACGACCCTTAGCGGGGGCGCGGTTTAGAATTGTATATTTTTTAATACTTTAAACCGCGCAGGTTCCAGCGGTCGTCACGTCTGCCGCGGCCAATCCCATCCAAAAACTTCGCATACCGCGCTGGGCGCGGTTTAAGAGTCGCGACATGGAGCTCAACAGCTTTGTCCTTTCGGCAATCTCGCTGCTCACTGTGGCGGCGCTGGCCGTTGCCTTGTTCAAGCATCTGGGGCTGGGCTCCATCTTGGGGCTCTTGGTGGCGGGGATCGTCGTCGGACCGCACTCGCCCGGCCCATCGGTGACGGCGCATGTCGAGGACGTGCGCAATTTCACCGAGCTGGGCGTGGTGATGCTGCTCTTCCTGATCGGTCTGGAGATGAAGCCGCGACGACTCTGGGCGCTCCGACGCGAGGTCTTCGGGATGGGCTCGGCGCAGATCCTGGCGTCCGGCTTTTTGGTGGCGGGCTACATCGCGCTCTACGACTACTCTTGGCAGGCAGCGCTCTTGATGGGGCTGACCTTGGCGCTCTCCTCAACCGCGCTGGTCATGCAGCTGCTGCACGAACGCGGCGATCTCGCCACCCGCCACGGGACCGCCGCCTTCGCTGTCCTCTTGATGCAGGACTTGGCCGTGGTGCCGCTGCTCGCAATTGTGCCGATCCTCTCGGATGTCGGTACCCTGTCTTCGGACGTCCCCTTCTTGAAGCAGATCCTCGTCGTTGCCGGGATGGTCGCCTTGGTCTTCGGCTTCGGTCGATACCTGGTGCCCTTCGCGCTCAGGTCTCTGCTGCGTCAGCACAACCGCGAAGCCTTTACCCTGGTCGTGCTTCTGGCGGTCTTTTTGGCGGCCGGGGCGATGCATGAGGCGGGGCTCTCGATGGCGCTCGGCGGCTTCATGATGGGGATGCTCCTCTCGACCTCGCGCTTCAGCTTTCAGATCCAGGCCCAGATCGAGCCCTTCAAGGGGTTATTGATGAGCCTCTTCTTCGTCGCTGTCGGGATGTCGATCGACCTGGAGGCGATCGCGGCTCAGCCGCTGCTGCTGGCCCAGCATGTCGTCGTGATCCTCGCCATCAAGTTGGTCGTGCTCCTGTTGATCGGCATCGCCTTCGGGCTGCCGCGCGGGACGGCGACCCGCGTCGCCTTCATGTTGGCCCAGAGCGGGGAGTTCGGCTTCGTCCTCTTCGGCTCGGCTAAGGCGCTCGGGGTCATCGACGACGCAACCTTCGTCATCGCCGTGAGCGTCATCTCGGTCAGTATGTTGCTGACGCCTTTGCTGGTGCGGATCGGCGACCTCTCTGCGCGGCGCCTCGAGCACCGATCGGTGGCTCCGACGACCTTCCAGTACCCGGCGACTCCCGCGGGGCAGGCTGGGCAGGTGGGTCGGGTCGTCATTGCGGGCTACGGGCGGGTCGGTCATACGGTCGCGACCCTGTTGGAGGCCAACAACATCCCCTTCATCGCCTTCGACACCAACCCAGTGCATGTCGAGCGCGGGGAGCAGGACGGCCGCGCGGTCTATTTCGGCGATATCGGGGATGTGGAACTCCTGGAGGCCGCTCAAGTGGACAAGGCGGCCCTGGTGATCCTGACCATCGATCACGGACCGACCGCCCTGCGGGCGGTGTCGCATATCCGCACGGCCTACCCGAAGGTGCCCGTGATCGCCCGCGCGCGGGATCTGGAAGCCTGCGGAAGTCTCATCCGCGCCGGTGCGACGCTGGCTTACCCCGAGGCGATCGAAAGCAGCCTGCGCCTCGGGGCGGAAGCCCTGCAGATGCTCGGCATCTCTACGAGCGAGGTCGACTCCTTGCTGCAGGGCGTGCGCAGCGAGGGCTATGCGCAGGTGGTCGAGTAAGTGGCGATTCAGAAACAAGCTGAACGCCTTGATGAACGCGTAGGATGGGTAGAGCGTCAGCGAAACCCATCCTCCAAACCGCCGCGATCCCCCGTTTCGGTCCGATGCCCTTGGCGCGGGCTGGATCGATTTCGCTTCGCTCTACCCATCCACTACAGGCTACAGGCTCACCACCATCCCCGGTTGCTCGATCTGCCCAAACTCAGTAGGCTTCCGGGCCGCCCAGAACAAGAAAACGAGGACTCGATTCCGATGGACATCACCGCCGAGCGTGCGCGTTTCAACATGATTCAACAGCAGATTCGCCCATGGAACGTCCTGGACGACCGGGTCCTCGAGGCGATGGCGGAGATTCGGCGCGAGGCATTCGTGCCCGACGCCTACCAGGGACTCGCCTAT
The sequence above is drawn from the Thiocapsa rosea genome and encodes:
- a CDS encoding NAD(P)H-binding protein, with the translated sequence MPSTPPRRPRVAVAGASGFIGTAVCRALTDAFSVRALTRSPARAHTPDADQRVTWRHCDLFSASDLVEGLTDCDYAVYLVHSLAPSSRLTQAKPRDMDLILADNFAQAAAANGVKQIIVVGGLIPDSFRISPLLWSRREVELVLASRGTPVTALRAGLVVGPGGSAPRLLVDLVRRLPLLLLPPSARSMTRPIALVDLVRAVRHCLGQPETCRGAYDIGGPECLSYEEMLRQTADVLGLRRRILTLPWMPLWLASATARFFSGAPSAVVGPALESLPQDTVIRDNPIQRAIDPAAIPFREALRAALAPSGRRLLPSPRQPIEGQSRELMRRARLVRSIQRVILPPGQDAAWVAGNYFRWLGACCWPMVCTHIDETGRCSVFIRFPRLHLLTLQWLAEESSPQRQVYAIVGGLLSRPDGQGRARFEFQTLLDDRYTMAAIHDFAPALPWYVYLWTQAVAHLLVMRRYQRRLARLAR
- a CDS encoding cation:proton antiporter — translated: MELNSFVLSAISLLTVAALAVALFKHLGLGSILGLLVAGIVVGPHSPGPSVTAHVEDVRNFTELGVVMLLFLIGLEMKPRRLWALRREVFGMGSAQILASGFLVAGYIALYDYSWQAALLMGLTLALSSTALVMQLLHERGDLATRHGTAAFAVLLMQDLAVVPLLAIVPILSDVGTLSSDVPFLKQILVVAGMVALVFGFGRYLVPFALRSLLRQHNREAFTLVVLLAVFLAAGAMHEAGLSMALGGFMMGMLLSTSRFSFQIQAQIEPFKGLLMSLFFVAVGMSIDLEAIAAQPLLLAQHVVVILAIKLVVLLLIGIAFGLPRGTATRVAFMLAQSGEFGFVLFGSAKALGVIDDATFVIAVSVISVSMLLTPLLVRIGDLSARRLEHRSVAPTTFQYPATPAGQAGQVGRVVIAGYGRVGHTVATLLEANNIPFIAFDTNPVHVERGEQDGRAVYFGDIGDVELLEAAQVDKAALVILTIDHGPTALRAVSHIRTAYPKVPVIARARDLEACGSLIRAGATLAYPEAIESSLRLGAEALQMLGISTSEVDSLLQGVRSEGYAQVVE